A stretch of the Malus sylvestris chromosome 10, drMalSylv7.2, whole genome shotgun sequence genome encodes the following:
- the LOC126586223 gene encoding phosphoglycerate mutase-like protein 1 isoform X21 — MENGSGPSLFPLHRCKTLHLVRHGQGIHNVEGAKNYKAYMKPEYFDAQLTPLGWQQVDNLRKHVHECGLSKRIELVITSPLLRTLQTAVGVFGGEGYKDGMDVLPLMGENAGNSERPSISSLNCPPIIAVELCREHLVVPKKSGVTVVKNEEQELVPIRVVTGWRVCIDYRKLNAMTRKDHFPLPFLDQMLERLAGYQFYCFLDGYSGYNQIVIAPEDQEKTTFTCPFGTFAYRRMPFGLCNAPATFQRCMETGK, encoded by the exons ATGGAGAATGGTTCAGGTCCAAGTTTGTTTCCGCTGCACCGATGCAAAactcttcacctg GTGAGGCATGGACAAGGAATCCACAATGTAGAAGGAGCTAAGAACTACAAAGCATACATGAAACCTGAATATTTTGATGCACAACTTACTCCACTAGGCTGGCAGCAG GTTGATAATTTGCGTAAGCATGTTCATGAATGTGGGCTTTCCAAGAGGATTGAGTTGGTCATCACATCTCCTTTGCTAAG GACTCTGCAAACGGCTGTTGGAGTATTTGGAGGCGAGGGTTACAAGGATGGAATGGACGTACTGCCTCTAATGGGGGAAAATGCAGGAAATAGTGAACGCCCTTCAATTTCAAGTCTCAACTGCCCGCCAATCATTGCAGTAGAGCTTTGTCGAGAACATTTG gttgttccaaagaagtccggagtcacggtggtgaagaatgaagaacaaGAGCTTGTACCCATTCGTGTGGTGACCGGTTGGCGtgtttgtattgattacagGAAGTTAAATGCCAtgacaaggaaggatcactttccGTTGCCATTCCTGGACcaaatgctagaaaggttagccggttatcaattttattgctttcttgatggatattccggatataaccaaattgtgatagctccggaggaccaagaaaagacaacgtTCACGTGCCCCTTTGGCACCTTTGCATACAggcgcatgccatttggtttgtgCAATGCCCCTGCGACATTTCAACGATGCATG gaaactgggaaataa
- the LOC126586223 gene encoding uncharacterized protein LOC126586223 isoform X8: MENGSGPSLFPLHRCKTLHLVRHGQGIHNVEGAKNYKAYMKPEYFDAQLTPLGWQQVDNLRKHVHECGLSKRIELVITSPLLRTLQTAVGVFGGEGYKDGMDVLPLMGENAGNSERPSISSLNCPPIIAVELCREHLVVPKKSGVTVVKNEEQELVPIRVVTGWRVCIDYRKLNAMTRKDHFPLPFLDQMLERLAGYQFYCFLDGYSGYNQIVIAPEDQEKTTFTCPFGTFAYRRMPFGLCNAPATFQRCMYLLTKKEAKPRLIRWMLLLQEFDIKIRDKKGVENVVADHLSRMVHEEASPISETFPDEQLMSIQAGPREWADRQ, encoded by the exons ATGGAGAATGGTTCAGGTCCAAGTTTGTTTCCGCTGCACCGATGCAAAactcttcacctg GTGAGGCATGGACAAGGAATCCACAATGTAGAAGGAGCTAAGAACTACAAAGCATACATGAAACCTGAATATTTTGATGCACAACTTACTCCACTAGGCTGGCAGCAG GTTGATAATTTGCGTAAGCATGTTCATGAATGTGGGCTTTCCAAGAGGATTGAGTTGGTCATCACATCTCCTTTGCTAAG GACTCTGCAAACGGCTGTTGGAGTATTTGGAGGCGAGGGTTACAAGGATGGAATGGACGTACTGCCTCTAATGGGGGAAAATGCAGGAAATAGTGAACGCCCTTCAATTTCAAGTCTCAACTGCCCGCCAATCATTGCAGTAGAGCTTTGTCGAGAACATTTG gttgttccaaagaagtccggagtcacggtggtgaagaatgaagaacaaGAGCTTGTACCCATTCGTGTGGTGACCGGTTGGCGtgtttgtattgattacagGAAGTTAAATGCCAtgacaaggaaggatcactttccGTTGCCATTCCTGGACcaaatgctagaaaggttagccggttatcaattttattgctttcttgatggatattccggatataaccaaattgtgatagctccggaggaccaagaaaagacaacgtTCACGTGCCCCTTTGGCACCTTTGCATACAggcgcatgccatttggtttgtgCAATGCCCCTGCGACATTTCAACGATGCATG tatttgctcacgaaaaaggaggccaagcctaGACTAATTCGATGGATGTTGCTTCTACAAGAGTTTGACATTAAGATTCGGGATAAGAAGGGCGTGgagaatgtggtggctgaccacctaagtcgAATGGTGCATGAGGAAGCATCGCCAATTTCTGAAACCTTCCCCGATGAGCAATTAATGTCCATTCag
- the LOC126586223 gene encoding phosphoglycerate mutase-like protein 1 isoform X19: MENGSGPSLFPLHRCKTLHLVRHGQGIHNVEGAKNYKAYMKPEYFDAQLTPLGWQQVDNLRKHVHECGLSKRIELVITSPLLRTLQTAVGVFGGEGYKDGMDVLPLMGENAGNSERPSISSLNCPPIIAVELCREHLVVPKKSGVTVVKNEEQELVPIRVVTGWRVCIDYRKLNAMTRKDHFPLPFLDQMLERLAGYQFYCFLDGYSGYNQIVIAPEDQEKTTFTCPFGTFAYRRMPFGLCNAPATFQRCMAGPREWADRQ; this comes from the exons ATGGAGAATGGTTCAGGTCCAAGTTTGTTTCCGCTGCACCGATGCAAAactcttcacctg GTGAGGCATGGACAAGGAATCCACAATGTAGAAGGAGCTAAGAACTACAAAGCATACATGAAACCTGAATATTTTGATGCACAACTTACTCCACTAGGCTGGCAGCAG GTTGATAATTTGCGTAAGCATGTTCATGAATGTGGGCTTTCCAAGAGGATTGAGTTGGTCATCACATCTCCTTTGCTAAG GACTCTGCAAACGGCTGTTGGAGTATTTGGAGGCGAGGGTTACAAGGATGGAATGGACGTACTGCCTCTAATGGGGGAAAATGCAGGAAATAGTGAACGCCCTTCAATTTCAAGTCTCAACTGCCCGCCAATCATTGCAGTAGAGCTTTGTCGAGAACATTTG gttgttccaaagaagtccggagtcacggtggtgaagaatgaagaacaaGAGCTTGTACCCATTCGTGTGGTGACCGGTTGGCGtgtttgtattgattacagGAAGTTAAATGCCAtgacaaggaaggatcactttccGTTGCCATTCCTGGACcaaatgctagaaaggttagccggttatcaattttattgctttcttgatggatattccggatataaccaaattgtgatagctccggaggaccaagaaaagacaacgtTCACGTGCCCCTTTGGCACCTTTGCATACAggcgcatgccatttggtttgtgCAATGCCCCTGCGACATTTCAACGATGCATG